A stretch of Halomonas elongata DSM 2581 DNA encodes these proteins:
- the cas1f gene encoding type I-F CRISPR-associated endonuclease Cas1f, whose translation MDDLSPSDLKTILHSKRANLYYLQHCRVLVNGGRVEYVTDEGKQSRYWNIPIANTTSLLLGTGTSITQAAMRELAKAGVLVGFCGGGGTPLFAANEVDVDVAWLTPQSEYRPTEYLQYWVRFWFDDEKRLDAARCFQLARLDRIEHLWGESRFQRDTGFTPSKTELKALLTSSREAIGQAVDTTALLTEEARLTKKLFRLASHATDYGDFTRVKRGQGVDPANRFLDHGNYLAYGLAATATWVLGIPHGLAVLHGKTRRGGLVFDVADLVKDAIILPQAFLSAMKGDEEQEFRQACIERLTRTESLDFMIDTLKAVALDLGGPEA comes from the coding sequence ATGGATGATCTCTCTCCTTCCGATCTCAAGACAATCCTGCACTCGAAGCGTGCCAATCTGTATTACCTGCAGCACTGTCGAGTGTTGGTGAATGGTGGCCGTGTCGAGTACGTCACCGACGAAGGCAAACAGTCGCGCTACTGGAACATACCGATCGCCAATACCACGTCACTATTGCTGGGAACGGGGACTTCGATCACACAGGCGGCGATGCGTGAATTGGCCAAGGCCGGTGTGCTGGTTGGTTTCTGTGGCGGTGGCGGTACGCCACTCTTTGCCGCCAATGAGGTGGATGTCGATGTTGCCTGGCTAACACCGCAGAGTGAATACCGTCCGACTGAATATCTGCAGTACTGGGTGCGGTTCTGGTTTGATGATGAAAAACGTCTCGACGCAGCGCGTTGTTTTCAACTGGCACGGCTAGATCGGATCGAGCATCTCTGGGGAGAGTCGCGCTTTCAACGGGATACAGGTTTCACGCCGAGCAAAACCGAGCTAAAAGCGTTGCTTACATCGAGCCGGGAGGCTATCGGTCAAGCTGTTGATACCACTGCACTGCTGACAGAAGAAGCGCGACTCACCAAGAAACTATTCCGGTTGGCAAGCCATGCCACCGATTATGGTGACTTTACCCGCGTGAAGCGTGGGCAGGGCGTGGATCCGGCCAACCGCTTTCTCGACCACGGCAACTATTTGGCTTATGGGCTGGCGGCCACGGCAACCTGGGTACTGGGAATTCCTCATGGTTTGGCGGTCTTGCATGGCAAGACTCGGCGAGGTGGCCTGGTTTTCGATGTGGCAGACCTGGTCAAGGACGCCATCATCCTCCCGCAAGCGTTTCTCTCGGCCATGAAAGGGGACGAGGAACAAGAGTTTCGCCAAGCGTGTATCGAGCGGCTGACACGTACCGAATCCCTCGATTTCATGATCGATACGCTCAAGGCTGTGGCCCTCGATCTCGGAGGGCCTGAGGCATGA